The following coding sequences lie in one Oncorhynchus kisutch isolate 150728-3 linkage group LG3, Okis_V2, whole genome shotgun sequence genomic window:
- the LOC109871631 gene encoding protein atonal homolog 1, whose translation MDVISVEEWSKDAKESSKVQQSRMERGEQSEYPSSLALMDSSDPRAWLAPVQPAGTCAAHAEYLLHSPSSSMSPASGHSPNFRKSSKSPLKVRELCRLKGSVSTEDGRQRAPSKPGNGVQKQRRQAANARERRRMHGLNHAFDELRSVIPAFDDDKKLSKYDTLQMAQIYINALADLLQGPGVDSPKCDLLSAKESPRGSSSSTCRRGSGTGLPVQFNGIPFPFEDGSFSALMEQEIRSPSGTPTSDLESRKDSPRSNRSDGEFSPHSHFSDSDEMQMELQSEDELSELKLPSHHSF comes from the coding sequence atggatGTTATCAGTGTTGAGGAATGGAGTAAAGACGCGAAGGAGAGTAGCAAGGTGCAGCAGTCGAGAATGGAGAGGGGGGAGCAGAGCGAGTACCCATCAAGTCTGGCACTCATGGACAGCAGTGACCCACGCGCCTGGCTGGCTCCCGTGCAGCCTGCTGGCACCTGCGCGGCACACGCCGAATACCTGCTGCACTCGCCCAGCTCCAGCATGTCCCCCGCATCCGGTCACAGCCCAAACTTTAGAAAAAGTTCCAAGAGCCCGCTCAAAGTGCGGGAGTTGTGTCGGCTCAAGGGTTCGGTGAGCACCGAGGATGGCAGACAGAGAGCCCCATCCAAACCTGGCAACGGAGTCCAGAAGCAGAGGCGCCAGGCTGCCAATGCGCGGGAGAGAAGACGGATGCATGGACTGAACCATGCCTTTGACGAGCTGCGCAGTGTCATCCCCGCTTTCGACGACGACAAGAAGCTTTCCAAATACGATACCCTGCAGATGGCCCAAATCTACATCAACGCGCTGGCGGATCTGCTGCAGGGTCCCGGTGTTGACTCGCCAAAGTGTGACCTGTTGTCCGCCAAGGAGAGTCCCCGGGGATCCTCCTCATCCACCTGCCGAAGGGGCTCAGGCACGGGGCTACCAGTCCAGTTTAACGGAATCCCATTCCCCTTCGAAGACGGCTCGTTCTCTGCTTTGATGGAGCAGGAGATACGCTCTCCCTCGGGGACACCTACTTCCGACTTGGAGAGCAGAAAAGACTCCCCCCGGTCCAACCGCAGCGACGGAGAGTTCTCCCCGCACTCTCATTTCAGCGACTCAGATGAGATGCAGATGGAGCTCCAGAGCGAAGACGAACTATCTGAACTCAAACTTCCCAGCCATCACTCATTTTGA